One genomic segment of Helianthus annuus cultivar XRQ/B chromosome 14, HanXRQr2.0-SUNRISE, whole genome shotgun sequence includes these proteins:
- the LOC110904293 gene encoding homeobox-leucine zipper protein REVOLUTA translates to MAMVVQHQQQRETSSSSSSMKQQQHQHQLDNGKYVRYTAEQVEALERVYAECPKPSSLKRQQLIRECPILSNIEPKQIKVWFQNRRCREKQRKEASRLQMVNRKLSAMNKLLMEENDRLQKQVSQLVYENGYMRQQLHTASAVTDASCESAVTTPQHSLRDANNPAGLLSIAEETLTEFLSKATGTAVDWVQMPGMKPGPDSVGIFAISQSCSGVAARACGLVSLEPTKIVEILKDRTSWFRDCRNLEVLTMLPAGNGGTIELVYTQVYAPTTLAPARDFWTLRYTTSLENGSLVVCERSLSGSGGGPNAAAAAQFVRGEMLPSGYLIRPCDGGGSIIHIVDHLNFEPWSAPEVIRPLYESSKVVAQKMTIAALRYIRQIAQESSGEVVYGLGRQPAILRTLSQRLSRGFNDAINGFNDDGWSLMNCDGAEDVIVSINSTKNIGNSTNSSNPLSFLGGVLCAKASMLFHNVPPAVLVRFLREHRSEWADFNVDAYSAASVKASPYGYQGTRPTRFTGSQIIMPLGQTIEHEEMLEVIRLEGHAVGQEDPFVSRDIHLLQLCSGIDENAVGACSELVFAPIDEMFPDDAPLIPSGFRIIPLDPKSGDPKDAIGTTHRTLDLTSSLEVGQSTNHGPSDSMRSVLTIAFQFPFENNLADSVATMARQYVRSVINSVQRVAMAISPSGLSPSVAPKLSPSSPEALTLAQWICHSYTYYLGTELLTSGSVVGDSLLKDLWQHQDATLCCSLKSLPVFIFANQAGLDMLETTLVALQDITLDKMFDEAGRKALFPEFAKIMQEGYAYLPGGICMSTMGRHISYEQAIAWKVLAGDETTVHCLAFSFVNWSFV, encoded by the exons ATGGCTATGGTTGTTCAACATCAACAGCAGAGAGAGACCAGCAGTAGCAGCAGCAGCAtgaagcaacaacaacaccaacacCAGTTGGATAATGGGAAATATGTAAGATACACTGCTGAACAGGTTGAAGCTTTAGAAAGGGTTTATGCAGAGTGCCCTAAACCAAGTTCTTTAAAGAGGCAACAGTTGATCAGAGAATGCCCTATTTTGTCCAACATAGAACCTAAACAAATCAAAGTCTGGTTTCAGAATCGCag ATGCCGAGAGAAACAGAGAAAAGAAGCTTCTAGACTCCAAATGGTGAATCGAAAATTATCCGCCATGAACAAGTTGTTGATGGAGGAGAATGATCGCCTGCAGAAACAGGTGTCTCAGCTTGTATATGAAAATGGGTATATGCGCCAACAGTTGCACACT GCTTCAGCTGTAACCGATGCGAGCTGTGAATCTGCGGTTACCACCCCCCAGCATTCTCTTCGAGATGCTAATAACCCAGCTGG ACTCCTCTCGATTGCGGAGGAAACTTTGACAGAGTTCCTTTCAAAGGCTACAGGAACTGCTGTTGATTGGGTCCAGATGCCTGGGATGAAG CCTGGTCCGGATTCGGTTGGTATCTTTGCCATTTCACAAAGTTGCAGTGGAGTGGCAGCTAGAGCCTGCGGTCTTGTAAGTTTAGAGCCCACAAAG ATTGTGGAGATCCTTAAAGATCGTACATCTTGGTTTCGAGACTGCCGGAATCTTGAAGTTTTGACGATGTTACCTGCCGGAAACGGTGGAACTATTGAACTTGTTTATACGCAG GTCTATGCTCCAACCACACTGGCTCCAGCACGGGATTTCTGGACTCTCAGATACACTACAAGTTTAGAAAACGGTAGTCTTGTG GTGTGTGAGAGGTCCCTTTCGGGCTCTGGTGGTGGCCCAAATGCTGCAGCTGCGGCCCAATTTGTAAGGGGAGAAATGCTTCCCAGTGGCTACCTGATTAGACCATGTGATGGTGGGGGGTCAATTATTCACATAGTTGACCACCTTAACTTCGAG CCGTGGAGTGCTCCCGAGGTTATTCGTCCACTTTATGAATCTTCTAAAGTCGTAGCACAGAAGATGACCATTGCG GCCTTACGTTATATTAGGCAAATAGCCCAAGAGTCGAGTGGAGAAGTTGTTTATGGACTCGGAAGACAGCCTGCGATTTTGCGTACCTTAAGTCAACGATTAAGCAG AGGATTCAATGATGCTATTAATGGATTTAATGACGACGGGTGGTCGTTGATGAACTGCGATGGTGCTGAAGATGTGATAGTCTCCATTAATTCGACGAAAAATATCGGCAACTCGACTAATTCATCGAACCCCCTCTCGTTTCTTGGAGGAGTTCTTTGTGCAAAGGCCTCGATGCTGTTTCAC AATGTACCCCCGGCTGTGTTGGTCCGGTTTCTACGAGAGCATCGATCAGAATGGGCCGATTTTAATGTTGATGCTTACTCAGCTGCTTCGGTAAAAGCTAGCCCATATGGATATCAAGGCACACGGCCCACGAGGTTTACAGGTAGCCAGATCATCATGCCACTTGGCCAGACAATTGAACATGAAGAG ATGCTTGAAGTTATTAGACTCGAAGGTCATGCAGTTGGTCAAGAAGATCCTTTTGTGTCGAGGGACATTCATCTCTTACAG TTATGCAGCGGAATCGATGAGAATGCAGTGGGAGCTTGTTCGGAACTTGTTTTTGCTCCAATTGATGAGATGTTTCCAGATGACGCGCCTCTTATACCATCTGGTTTCCGAATCATTCCTTTGGATCCTAAATCA GGTGACCCGAAGGATGCGATAGGAACAACACACCGCACCCTTGACTTGACTTCAAGTCTCGAGGTAGGCCAGTCAACAAACCACGGTCCATCAGATAGCATGAGATCGGTCTTGACCATCGCGTTCCAGTTCCCTTTTGAGAATAATCTAGCTGATAGTGTGGCAACCATGGCTCGACAGTACGTTCGTAGTGTGATCAACTCGGTTCAGAGGGTTGCCATGGCTATATCCCCTTCTGGCTTGAGCCCGTCAGTCGCCCCTAAGCTGTCTCCTAGCTCACCTGAAGCACTCACTCTTGCTCAGTGGATCTGCCATAGCTACAC TTACTATCTAGGGACGGAGTTGCTAACTTCCGGTTCGGTTGTTGGTGACTCGTTATTAAAAGATCTTTGGCAGCATCAAGATGCCACTTTGTGCTGCTCTTTAAAG TCGCTTCCGGTTTTCATTTTCGCCAACCAGGCAGGGCTCGACATGCTGGAAACGACCCTGGTGGCGTTACAAGACATCACACTAGACAAAATGTTCGATGAAGCGGGTCGGAAAGCCCTGTTTCCAGAATTCGCAAAGATAATGCAGGAG GGTTATGCGTATTTGCCGGGTGGGATTTGCATGTCAACAATGGGACGTCACATTTCGTATGAACAAGCGATCGCTTGGAAGGTACTTGCTGGGGACGAGACGACGGTGCATTGCCTTGCTTTCTCGTTCGTGAACTGGTCGTTTGTGTGA